One Thioalkalivibrio sp. ALJ12 genomic window carries:
- a CDS encoding flagellin has protein sequence MAQVLSVATNLLSLNAQRHLRQSQAALQTAFQRLSSGQRINSARDDAAGLAISERFTTQIRGLNQAMRNAQDGISLAQTAEGALGSMTGNLQRIRELAIQAANATLSASDRGAIDREVRQLLAENDRIATQTTFNGRSLLDGSMGTAFFQIGANAGQTLAIDLGNSMRNRFVGDIASAWSGELEAAFAGNPLEVDQDFSIRVGERDPVDIPAGPYRSPQELATAIDRALGSTGRAILTDDGRLNLIARETLTISGETALATLGLPATTEPGGSLNDIDLTSRQGASDALSRVDAALDAVNARRSQFGAIQNRFESTITNLGITSDNLAAARSRILDADYAAEVSRLVRAQILQQAGLAVLVQANALPQTFLRLLQ, from the coding sequence ATGGCCCAGGTGTTGAGTGTTGCCACCAACCTCCTGTCGCTCAATGCCCAGCGCCACCTGCGCCAGTCGCAGGCCGCCCTGCAGACGGCCTTCCAGCGCCTGTCTTCAGGCCAGCGCATCAACTCGGCGCGCGACGACGCCGCCGGGCTGGCCATCTCCGAACGCTTCACAACCCAGATCCGCGGCCTGAACCAGGCCATGCGCAACGCGCAGGACGGCATCTCGCTGGCCCAGACCGCCGAGGGCGCCCTGGGCTCCATGACCGGCAACCTGCAACGTATCCGCGAGCTGGCGATACAGGCGGCCAATGCCACCCTGTCGGCCTCGGACCGCGGCGCCATCGACCGCGAGGTTCGCCAGCTCCTGGCCGAGAACGACCGCATCGCGACCCAGACAACCTTTAACGGCCGTTCGCTGCTGGACGGGTCCATGGGCACCGCGTTCTTCCAGATCGGCGCCAACGCCGGGCAGACCCTCGCCATCGACCTCGGCAACAGCATGCGCAACCGCTTCGTGGGCGACATTGCCAGTGCCTGGTCCGGCGAACTGGAGGCCGCCTTCGCCGGCAATCCGCTGGAGGTGGATCAGGATTTCTCCATCCGTGTGGGCGAGCGCGACCCGGTGGACATCCCTGCGGGACCCTATCGCTCCCCCCAGGAACTGGCGACCGCGATCGACCGCGCCCTCGGATCAACCGGCCGCGCGATCCTGACCGACGACGGCCGGCTGAACCTGATCGCCCGCGAGACCCTGACGATCTCGGGGGAGACCGCCCTCGCCACGCTCGGGCTGCCGGCCACCACCGAGCCCGGGGGGAGCCTGAACGATATCGACCTGACCTCGCGCCAGGGGGCCAGCGACGCCCTGTCACGTGTGGATGCCGCGCTGGATGCGGTCAACGCGCGGCGCAGCCAGTTCGGGGCCATCCAGAACCGCTTCGAGTCGACCATCACCAACCTGGGCATCACCAGCGACAACCTGGCGGCGGCCCGCAGCCGCATTCTGGACGCCGATTACGCGGCCGAGGTCAGCCGCCTGGTGCGCGCCCAGATCCTGCAACAGGCCGGGCTCGCCGTGCTCGTTCAGGCCAACGCGCTACCCCAGACCTTCCTGCGGCTGCTCCAGTAA
- a CDS encoding MliC family protein: MRTWIAISATLVLAACGTLPPTAEQARDVPYSCDRGPNLMASFSDNEAKLRFGRSKAVLQATEVASGARYANPGEQIVFWTKGEAAMLEFHGIYWTCRIRQPNADAATPAPPAPRHWSAAAGVPE; the protein is encoded by the coding sequence GTGAGAACCTGGATTGCCATCAGCGCCACGCTGGTACTCGCCGCCTGCGGCACCCTGCCCCCGACCGCCGAACAGGCACGCGATGTGCCCTACAGCTGCGATCGTGGCCCGAACCTGATGGCGAGCTTCAGCGACAATGAGGCCAAGCTGCGCTTTGGCCGTTCCAAGGCCGTATTACAGGCGACCGAGGTCGCCTCCGGGGCACGCTACGCCAACCCCGGCGAGCAGATCGTCTTCTGGACCAAGGGCGAAGCCGCCATGCTCGAATTCCACGGCATCTACTGGACCTGCCGCATTCGCCAGCCCAATGCCGATGCAGCTACTCCGGCTCCACCGGCGCCACGGCACTGGAGTGCCGCGGCGGGTGTTCCTGAATAA
- a CDS encoding PAS domain-containing methyl-accepting chemotaxis protein, whose product MCANATRFPTQGAPLAVSSDDATAILAAVREAVAYIEFAPNGTVLDANSHFLETVGHPREDVIGQHHRMFCDPDYVRSMEYRQFWRQLATGESHAGTFPRVTRAGETIWLEATYFPVRDAQGDVYKVVKIASNVTGKMETLHDQAAVFEALDRSQAVIEFTPDGTILKANDNFLQAVGYPLEHIQGQHHRMFCDDAFYRENPNFWQDLARGRFMSGKFRRFKSSGEEIWLEATYNPILDDQGHTVKVIKFATDITASVHMAERTREASAIACEMAQKTADGAQRGEASLEANATNSEQIRQHVAETKSAIDRLNAEARSIESIIETIRSVAETTKMLSLNAAIEAARAGEQGRGFAVVAQEVRKLASDTRDATSQIAEVIHGNLQSTQAIAERIDTVNQVAEQGRQQVLSVQQIMAEIREGASHVVESVSSIPRT is encoded by the coding sequence ATGTGTGCAAATGCCACCCGGTTCCCCACCCAGGGGGCGCCCCTTGCGGTTTCCAGCGACGACGCTACGGCCATACTCGCGGCCGTCCGCGAGGCCGTCGCCTATATCGAATTTGCGCCGAACGGTACGGTGCTCGACGCCAACTCGCACTTCCTCGAGACTGTCGGTCATCCCCGCGAGGATGTGATCGGCCAGCACCACCGGATGTTCTGCGACCCGGACTACGTTCGCTCCATGGAATACCGCCAATTCTGGCGGCAGCTGGCTACGGGCGAGTCCCACGCCGGCACCTTCCCCAGGGTCACGCGGGCTGGCGAGACCATCTGGCTGGAAGCCACCTACTTTCCGGTACGCGATGCCCAGGGCGACGTGTACAAGGTCGTCAAGATCGCATCGAATGTGACCGGCAAGATGGAGACGCTCCACGACCAGGCAGCCGTATTCGAGGCGCTGGATCGTTCCCAGGCGGTCATCGAGTTCACGCCGGACGGCACCATCCTCAAGGCCAACGACAACTTCCTGCAGGCCGTCGGTTACCCGCTCGAACACATTCAGGGCCAGCACCACCGGATGTTCTGCGACGACGCCTTCTACCGCGAGAACCCGAATTTCTGGCAAGACCTCGCCCGCGGGCGCTTCATGAGCGGCAAATTCCGCCGTTTCAAGTCCTCCGGCGAGGAGATCTGGCTGGAGGCCACCTACAACCCGATTCTCGATGACCAGGGTCATACCGTGAAGGTCATCAAGTTCGCCACGGACATCACCGCCAGCGTGCACATGGCCGAGCGCACCCGGGAGGCCTCCGCCATCGCCTGCGAAATGGCCCAGAAAACCGCGGATGGCGCGCAACGCGGAGAGGCCTCGCTGGAGGCCAATGCGACCAACTCCGAACAGATCCGCCAGCATGTGGCCGAAACCAAATCGGCGATCGATCGACTCAATGCCGAGGCGCGCAGTATCGAGTCGATCATCGAGACCATCCGCAGCGTGGCGGAAACCACCAAGATGCTGTCCCTCAATGCCGCTATCGAAGCCGCGCGTGCCGGAGAGCAAGGGCGCGGCTTTGCCGTGGTGGCACAGGAGGTCCGCAAGCTCGCGTCCGATACCCGCGACGCCACCAGTCAGATCGCCGAGGTCATTCATGGCAACCTGCAAAGCACCCAGGCGATCGCAGAGCGCATCGACACCGTGAACCAGGTGGCCGAGCAAGGGCGCCAACAGGTCCTGTCGGTACAGCAGATCATGGCCGAGATTCGCGAAGGCGCCAGCCACGTCGTCGAATCCGTCTCCTCGATCCCGCGCACATGA